Below is a window of Scyliorhinus torazame isolate Kashiwa2021f chromosome 24, sScyTor2.1, whole genome shotgun sequence DNA.
cacacctgtaagagtaaaatatgtgttatatatcgcagatacatagtgagggtaaaacacacacacacctgtaagagtaagatatgtgttatatatcacagatacatagcgagcattaaacacactcacacacctgtaagagtaaaatatgtgttatatatcacagatacatagtgagggtaaaacttacacacacctgtaagagtaaaatatgtgttatataatcacagatacatagtgagggtaaaactcacgcacacctgtaagagtaaaatatgtgttatatatcacagatacatagtgagggtaaaacacacacacacacctgtaagagtaaaatatgtgttatatatcacagatacatagtgagggtaaaacacacacacacctgtaagagtaaaatatgtgttatatatcacagatacatagtgagggtaaaacacacacatacacctgtaagagtaaaatatgtgttatatatcacagatacatagtgagggtaaaactcacacacacctgtaagagtaaaatatgtgttatataatcacagatacatagtgagggtaaaacacacacacacacctgtaagagtaaaatatgtgttatatattacagatacatagtgagggtaaaacacacacacacacctgagtaaaatatgtgttatatatcaaagacagtgagggtaaaactgacagcgaaactcactctctctcacacacacacaccactcactctcccaacaatgatgtggagatgccggcgttggactggggtgagcacagtacgaagtctgacaacaccaggttaaagtccaacaggtttgtttcgatgtcactagcttttggagcgctgctccttcctcaggtgaatgaagaggtatgttccagaaacacgtatatagacaaattcaaagatgccaaacaatgctaggaatgcgaccattagcaggtgattaaatctttacagatccagagatggggtaaccccaggttaaagaggtgtgaattgtgtcaagccaggacagttggtaggatttcgcaggccagatggtgggggatgaacctcaaacaaaccattgtctgcagcaaactacccagtcttcagaacagtgaccacgacaccacagaaccctgtcatggcaatctctgcaagacgtgccagatcatcgacatggataccaccattacacgtgagaacaccacccaccaggtacgcggtacatactcgtgcgactcggccaacgttgtctacctcatacgctgcaggaaaggatgtcccgaagcgtggtacaatggcgagaccatgcagacgctgcgacaacgaatgaacggacatcgcgcaacaatcaccaggcaggaatgttcccttccagtcggggaacacttcagcagtcaaggggattcagcctctgatctccgggtaagcgttctccaaggcggccttcaggacccgcgacaatgcagaatcgccgagcagaaacttatagccaagttccgcacacatgagtacggcctcaaccgggacctgggattcatgtcgcattacattcatcccccaccatctggcctgcgaaatcctaccaactgtcctggcttgacacaattcacacctctttaacctggggttaccccatctctggatctgtaaagatttaatcacctgctaatggtcgcattcctagcattgcttggcatctttgaatttgtctatatatgtgtttctggaacatacctcttcattcacctgaggaaggagcaagctagtgacatcgaaacaaacctgttggactttaacctggtgttgtaagacttcgtactgtgctctcccAACAATAactgagcaggaagcagtaaaatatgttatacaTCATAGAAAcaatgagggtaaaactcacactctctcacttacacactctcactcaccagtacctgagcagtaagcagtaaaatatgtgttctaTATCACAGAGAGATATTGACGGTcaaacgcacactcacacactctcagtcacgcactgtctctcacaaaCCAGTACCTGAGCAGTGAGCAGTAAAATATTCATTttctatcacagagagacagtgaggttaacacatacacacacatagatagaGTCGGAGATAGACTATGACTCTAtcttataatcatctttattgtcacaagtaggcttacattaacactgcaatgaagttcctggaaaagtccccagtcgccacattctggcgcctgtttagttacacggagggagaattcagaatgtccaaattacctagcagctcgtctttcgggacaatcgacctatgagtgtgtgtagtaacctctgtgatagtaaccactgtctctctgtgatatatattgaatattctactgcttattgctcagttactggtgtgagagagagagtgagtgtgtgttaaccctcactgtctctgtgctatataactcgtatttcactctctctcacacattctctctcacacacactcatgcactctctcttcacacacacaccagtaactgagtggtaaaatatgctttatatatcacagagggataatgagagacagtgtgacacacactcactatttctctggcaaacactaactctcacccacacttgcacactcactctctcacactcctagtccctctctctcagactgcctcacacatggacacaccagtcactgagcagtaagcagttaaatatgtgttatatatcgcagagggacagtgagggtaaaacacactctcgccactctcacacttaagtaactgagcagtaagcagtaaaatatattatatatgatagccagatagtgaggataaacacactcgcacaccagtaactgagcagtaaaatatgtgtgaaatatcacagagacaatgaaggtaaaacacacacacactcacgcagactatttctcacactcatacactcttgcagacatagtgacacattccctcgcacacacttcctcacacacactcacactctcatattCTCATACTCTGATATTCACACACTCTTTgacacaacagtaactgagcagtaagcagtaaaatatgcatcatatattacagagaccgtgatggtaaaacacactctctctctcacagacacacacaccccagtaacagagcagcaagagtaaaatatgtgttacatatcaaagagtgacaatgtaaaatacagaggctcactcgctcacacacgcactctctcacacacccactcacacacacatccacccactcacacacccacacactctctcacacacacatccagccactctcacacacatccacccactctcacacacatccacccactctcacacacatccacccactctcacacacatccacccactctcacacacatccactctctcacacacatccactctctcacacacatccactctctcacacacatccactctctcacacacatccactctctcacacacatccactctctcacactcatccactctctcacacacacccactctcacacacatccactcactctcacacacatccacccactctctcacacatccactctctctctcacacacccactcacacacacatccacccactctcccacacatccacccactctcccacacatccacccactctcacacacatccacccactctcacacacatccacccactctcacacacatccacccactcacacacatccactctctcacacacatccacccactctcacacacatccacccactctcacacacatccacccactctcacacacatccacccactctcacacatatccacccactctcacacacatccacccactctcacacatacacacacactctctctcatgtagACACCCATCTttcactcgcacccactctctctctcacacacacacactctctcactcgcacccactctctcactcgcacccactctctcactcgcacccactctctcactcgcacccactctctcactcgcacccactctctcactcgcacccactctctcactcgcacccactctctcactcgcacccactctctcactcgcacccactctctcactcgcacccactctctcactcgcacccactctctcactcgcacccactctctcactcgcacccactctctcactcgcacccactctctcactcgcacccactctctcactcgcacccactctctcactcgcacccactctctcactcgcacccactctctcactcgcacccactctctcactcgcacacactctctcactcgcacacactctctcactcgcacccactctctcactcgcacccactctctcactcgcacccactctctcactcgcacacactctctcactcgcacacactctctcactcgcacacactctctcactcgcacacactctctcactcgcacacactctctcactcgcacacactctctcactcgcacacactctctcactcgcacacactctctcactcgcacacactctctcactcgcacacactctctcactcgcacacactctctcactcgcacacactctctcactcgcacacactctctcactcgcacacactctctcactcgcacacactctctcactcgcacacactctctcactcgcacacactctctcactcgcacacactctctcactcgcacacactctctcactcgcacacactctctcactcgcacacactctctcactcgcacacactctctcactcgcacacactctctcactcgcacacactctctcactcgcacacactctctcactcgcacacactctctcacgcgcacactctctcacgcgcacactctctcacgcaccctctctctcacacacaccctctctcttacacacacactcactctcttacacacacacactcactctctcacacacccactctctctcacacacacccactctctctcacacacacccactctctcgctcacacacccactctctcgctcacacacccactctctcgctcacacacccactctctcgctcacacacccactctctctcacacacacccactctctctcacacacacccactctctctcacacacacccactctctctcacacacacccactctctctcacacacacccactctctctcacacacacccactctctctcacacacacccactctctctctcacacacacccactctctcagacacccactctctctctcacacacccactctctctctcacacacccacacactctcacacacacccactctctcacacacacacgcaccattttcacttgcctttaatgtgacaggtgggcctgcttggtccccacgatctcacttgctttgttattcaatgttacatttctgataatgactccagctgatgatttaagatctcactgcatccgttgaaaaaaatacagaggtttgtcctggaactcgccctgcttactcttcaaatgtctttgacattttgagggttttaaacttacatttgccagtaattccctgcatttaacacaaatgaaatttgactcctgattgcagtggcacaatttataaacccacccctcaaatactcatcattgtgctgctttgttcctgttttcagcttcttcatgggttgttcaccagaggccctggagttcactccagcactgctggcagctgcaaaatggaggaatgtctctcgggcccagaacacgtgatgtcagcgtacgtgtgacctgctcgctggcgcTGCTTCCGGTGGGAGGAGTCCAGAATTTGCTGAACAAAACAggcccgggacagcgcactgacatcaggaggagccggtccaccttgctgagctccaggcctgcgcactacttgataagagacgcatgcgcggaatggccgacaaTCTCAAACGTCCATCATAGTTGGCATTTGTAAACACTAGTCGTGACCGTTGGCCATTCCTTCCGCGATCTGGATAACTACCACCCTCCTGAAACCTTCCTGAGATCCACCCAAAGGTCATGACCCTGAGCTTGAAACCTCCGGGCCTCTGGTATCCTTGTCTCTAttcgccgaggcacagagtttaagaaaaggcaggttatgcaggaactgtataaaacattggttaggcctcagctagagtaatactcacactctatcagagagtgagtaaatctcacactcacacactgtatcagaaagtgagtaaatcccacactctcacactgtatcagagagtgagtaaatcccacacacactgtatcagagagtgagtaaattccacactcacacactgtatcagagagtgagtaaatcccacacacactgtatcagagagtgagtaaatcccacactcacacactgtatcagagagtgagtaaatcccgcactcCCGCACATTCTCTCTGTGGTGAAGGGTCCCTCTCACCGACAACTAGGTGACATTTCCCGGtgaatctttacacactgacaaaatgggactggagacattctttctgacATGTATTTCCTGTTTGTAGTAAGAAGGTTTCTGATTGGTGGAAATTCCTAAATGTGATTTGTCTGTTTACATCTCCAGTCGAATAAGCcgaacataactggctgtcctcattctcacaatgtccaatcacaatcattcctttccccattcctcattagcatagatgtgaggctctgtctatttaatcagcgctcggaaggggtttgctttatttctgggtgaaattgacgatggctgacgagaagaaaccaacatcgaaaccagcttccaagaagggagccaagaaagtcattaagaaaccggcagtaaagggcggcaagaagcggcgaaggtcgaggaaggagagttactccatctacatctacaaagtgatgaagcaggttcaccccgacaccggcatctcctccaaggccatgagcatcatgaactccttcgtcaacgatattttcgagcgcatcgcgggtgaggcttcccgcctggcccattacaacaagcgcagcaccatcagctcccgggagatccagaccgccgtgcgcctgctgctgcccggggaactggccaagcacgccgtgtcggaagggacaaaggcggtgaccaagtacaccagctccaagtaaaactgttctcaaactcatcaaaacccaacggctcttttaagagccactcaCAACTTCTGGAAAGCAGCCAAACTATCATATTTTAATTTACTGGTTTATTTCTATTATGAAAAGCCAGATCTGTTTTAATAGCGTTTCACTACATCAACAACTGTGTAATGCCGAGTTATCGTCCTGTCGATCTTTATACGTTGTTTACAAAGTCCCATCATTTAGTGACTGCTCGTTGACGCTttggcctctgactcgttcatactCGGCGTTGTAGCTGGATTTGGAGAGAAGAGAAATCCAAAACCTCCCTTTGCATTTATGTTCGGGTTTACtctcaataatcgatcagtttatttGGAGCACCCCGGTGgtgggaaaactccatttcaatactgacactAGCTCCAAActgctcactccacttttaacactgaggaAGCGGGAGCAGTCTGCAATGGGAACAAATGTTATTGTTTGCAGATGGCTCTAAAATAGACACAGCCGACGGCTGaaagcgttttaaacagcagccggattaaacctgtggagacagttaacgtttcggatctaaaCGTCCCTTCTACAGATCTTaaacgtttctctccacagatgctcccagacatgctgaatttatccagcattttctcattaattcacatttgcagcatccgcattattttgctttaatttattttgggtttgttctgttagagagaaaacccgaaatcagaaactgacagataAAGGGAAACTGGAGACTCGGGAAAGAGAGAGAATCCAACAATCTTATACTCAAAACTCAATGATTTATTCACATGTTTTACGGTCCCTGTTCAATTTTATCTCTTATGTTTTCGCCctcttttaagctttgaaataaatattcggttggaatctgaacatttggcgcccaaactttccgccctcagcaccgtggagtctcctgattggtgcttcaaacagacatctgattggtcagtttgtgccaggctccacaatgttgttcagataaccaatcagcaatgtgtgcaccgccattcCTCCTGAAGCTATAAGAGAAGTGAATGTGGGCGGGTTTCCTCATTCTGTGGGAAAGTGTTTGTGACATtgggacaatgtctggaagaggaaagaccggcggtaaagctcgggccaaggccaagtctcgctcctcccgggctggactgcagttcccggtgggccgtgttcacaggcacctgagaaagggcaactatgcgcagcgtgtgggggccggagccccggtctatctggctgctgtgctcgagtatctgaccgctgaaatcctcgagctggtCGGCAACGCGGCCCGcgacaacaagaagacccgcatcatccccaggcacctgcagctggccgtccgcaacgacgaggagctcaacaagctgctgggaggggtgaccatcgctcagggcggggtgctgcctaatatccaggccgtgctgctgcccaagaaaaccagcgctggcgccggcaagaagtgaagcgaccattctttaatctaataacccaaaggctcttttcagagccactcactttatctgAAAAAGGGTGACCTGTTCTCGATCCGCTTAGTGCCGTGTTTGTGAGAATTTCCCAGAGGCTTCCGGCTGGAATGAGCTTCCCCTGTATGGTTGGTATTTGCCGGGGGACGGCAGTTTTAGCGGGCAGGCCCTGCAATGGGTTTGCGGAGTTTCAGAATTAATTCCCGCTCTCATTGCAATGTCCTTACTCGTAAACCAGCTCAATGTGTTATTCTGCTGCCATTCTAAggtcagtgctcaatgtgaggatttgggcggctctgaaaagagcctttgggttttgttaaattgtcaaattgatttcctcagccgccgaatc
It encodes the following:
- the LOC140400036 gene encoding histone H2B-like, translated to MADEKKPTSKPASKKGAKKVIKKPAVKGGKKRRRSRKESYSIYIYKVMKQVHPDTGISSKAMSIMNSFVNDIFERIAGEASRLAHYNKRSTISSREIQTAVRLLLPGELAKHAVSEGTKAVTKYTSSK